A stretch of Lathyrus oleraceus cultivar Zhongwan6 chromosome 6, CAAS_Psat_ZW6_1.0, whole genome shotgun sequence DNA encodes these proteins:
- the LOC127094586 gene encoding uncharacterized protein LOC127094586: MVEERFKAMQGPDTFGLDAADMCLVPDVKIPPKFKVPNFEKYQGVTCPKTHIRDFCRKMVAHSKDEKLLMHFFQDSLSGASLEWYMQLKRTHIRTWRELAEAFLKHYQYNSDMAPNRTQLQSLSQKPDESFKEYAQRWRDLAARVQPPLLEREMINMFMDTLQGPYFEKIIGSTTSGFSDLVIAGERIENGLKIGKIQDTTIVANGAKKPYSGFSKKKEGETNAIAQGGDGGYQMPYYLVAAVTPNPYPPPAYVIPTGPPAVQYQQPYAPQQPVAQQNYYQQGRQGPRRPPRRFDPIPMSYGLLLAHLLKDSQVQLKEAKAPPVPLPPGYDMNVSCEYHSGTRGHSIENCNIFNHKVQDLIDLKAISFKPNVPNNPVKASTSAVP, translated from the coding sequence ATGGTGGAGGAGAGATTCAAGGCGATGCAAGGTCCTGATACCTTCGGGTTGGATGCTGCTGACATGTGCTTAGTGCCAGACGTGAAAATTCCTCCCAAGTTCAAAGTCCCGAACTTTGAAAAGTATCAAGGGGTCACTTGTCCAAAGACCCACATCCGAGATTTCTGCAGAAAGATGGTCGCTCATTCCAAGGACGAGAAACTCTTAATGCactttttccaggacagtctTAGTGGAGCTTCTCTGGAATGGTATATGCAGCTCAAGCGCACGCATATACGAACCTGGAGGGAACTTGCTGAAGCCTTCTTGAAGCATTATCAGTATAACTCAGACATGGCTCCCAATCGGACTCAACTCCAAAGCCTTTCTCAGAAGCCAGATGAAtcgttcaaagagtacgctcagcgatggagagacttggctgCCAGGGTTCAACCTCCCCTTCTTGAAAGAGAGATGATAAACATGTTCATGGATACCCTTCAAGGGCCATATTTTGAAAAAATCATTGGGAGTACCACCTCGGGTTTCTCAGACTTGGTCATTGCTGGTGAGCGAATTGAGAATGGCTTGAAGATCGGTAAAATACAAGACACAACGATTGTGGCTAATGGAGCAAAGAAGCCTTATTCCGGATTCTcaaagaagaaggaaggagagaccaatgctaTCGCTCAAGGGGGAGATGGAGGTTATCAAATGCCATACTATCTGGTGGCAGCAGTAACACCTAACCCGTATCCGCCGCCAGCGTATGTCATTCCAACTGGTCCTCCAGCGGTACAATATCAGCAACCCTATGCTCCTCAGCAACCTGTCGCTCAACAGAACTACTATCAGCAGGGTAGACAAGGACCAAGGAGGCCTCCTAGAAGGTTTGATCCAATTCCCATGTCGTATGGTCTTTTGCTAGCTCATTTGCTCAAGGATTCGCAGGTCCAACTGAAGGAAGCTAAGGCTCCTCCTGTACCTCTTCCTCCCGGGTATGACATGAACGTCAGCTGCGAGTATCACTCTGGGACGCGGGGGCACTCGATTGAGAATTGCAATATCTTCAATCACAAAGTACAAGACCTTATTGACTTAAAAGCAATATCATTCAAGCCAAATGTTCCAAACAACCCCGTGAAAGCAAGTACATCTGCAGTGCCTTAG